The genome window GATATGAAATGATGAGATGAGATGTGCTTGGTAAAAGAGGACAACCCATACTTTTGTCCTTTGTTCTCCCCAAATCAACTTCCTGTTTGTGGACACGCTTTCTCAGTACGTGTCAATAATCTGATgcattcagcaccatggacagtgaTATTTATTCAGGATTGTAAACATAATTCAATGCACATTTAGTTTCTGATAGTAATCCAAATTAATGAACATTGTATAAGCAATTCAAGTTCCTAAATCTTAAATTTGTGTCTATAGAACTGTTTGGTAGGAGCAAAAGTTTATCAGTGACATTGATGTCTGTTTACTTAACTGTTGTTATTTCCATTTAATACCATTTTGTCAAACTGAGCCGTTGAGCAGTGATGTATTGAGAACTACACCGTGCTTTCAGCTGATAGAGAGAATGCATTCATACTCCAGTAATCCACGGACACACAACAAAAGATATCGTCTGAAGtcactctttaaaaaaatatatacacattataaataatttaatgccattgtgtgaatatgtaatcatgtaatccataataaAAACACTAATCTGATTACgatcataataaaatgtaatataatctaattatgATGAGTACATGTAATCACTCAGTACCCAGCACTGTGTTCATTTGTACCTCGAGGGAACGAGTTCGAGTGGCCATggtataatatttataatgtcaTTTGTAATGTTTGCTTAGTTTTCTGTTGCAAAACTCTTGCAATCAATAAACAGGCATATTTCGtgaacttcagttttttttttctttcctttttcccaGACTTGTTTAACTAATGAAACTGACTCTGTTAAACTCAATAATGAACTGGAAATCATTtccaattacctttttttttttcaatcattccTGGGTTTTGGAAAgattgaatgaatgaaaacatACATGCTTTGGTATACATGACACATCAAGGGCATTTCTATAATTATTGGCTCATCCCATAGATGTAATGGTTTCTCTTTTGTACAAACaggcatttttagattttttaaacacTTCAGTCTGTATAATTTATAAGCTTTTATCCTCATGGGGACctaaaaatgtccccacaagcTCAAAATGAAGGGATTACTATCCttagcacgtcctgattttgccaagttcgatgtgttcctaggtcaacatcttttgttgaccctggaacaacattttactccaaaaatatattcttaaccatatccctacacctaaacctaaccttaaccatgagtaatccctaaaatcagaggaaatgatagatgaatgacactgatgtacaagcaccaaacactgattttaagcgtaaatttcacaaaatctataaactggttcttcaaatctgattggttaatcacaatgttgttccagggttaacaacgatgttgtcccaggaacatgtctcacttggtaaaatcaggttctgcactATCCTTGCGAGGCAAGACATTTGATCCCCCAATATAGTGGATACcagtacacacagacacacacacacacacacacacacacacacacacacacaaaattgcaatatatgctgtatgtgacTTCTTTTAGGTGTCTAAAAAGTACAACTttctctcttgcttttaacaGTGAGTGTAAAACCAaatgctgtgtttgctgcttgaAGATCAAGGTTTAACTAACAGTGCTGATTTAGGGTTTAGATACTCTCTACTGACCTCTAGCTACAAAGAAGGGCACTTCCTATGTAGAAATACAGACAAATGAAAGATGATTTCAtctcagaaaaaaatacattttaataaaaaagtcaGATTTAGATGATTGATAAATGATAAGATGGGTGACGTATGAAAAGACAATCCTGGCTGTTATGCATTGACCATCATTCTTCTGACATGGTTTGTGTCCCTGCAAACCAACACAAAGCTGATCGATGAACCAGCATTGATGAAACATATGGGTACATACAGTAATGTCACAGATGCACCGCTCTGGAttcctcaaagaacctttaaGTGATCCGTTCTTCAGAGAAccattacttttttaataatctgaagaaccttacGTTCAGTATACAGCactttttgtgcaatggaaagattgCATGAAATCCATCCATCGttaccaataaagaacctttaatttTAAGATATTAGAGTCAATGCCTAAGTGCATTAAAGCTGTTTTGGTGGCAAATGATGGCCCAACACCATACActttatgttgttttttcttttgatttgttACTATCATATCCTTCTCATGATCTCATAGATTCACAGCAGAGTTATCCACGCACGGATGTGGCACAGGATTTACGCCAGATGCCTTTCCTGATGCAACCCAGCACTGAGACATACTCATAGAGAGAACATGCAAACTCCTGTCACGGATCTATATACCAGTATTTAATCTGAAAGACATccctaaacataaaaaaatcattaagcatCTTACATTCATGAAGACTGGGTCAGAAATATAAAGACTGATTCAACTGAACAGGTTCAGGAAAAAGGCACTTTTTTAAAGAATCTACGATGAACTCAGATCACATGGCAGAAAGATAACTTCTGTGCTATGAATAGTTCACAAAATTGTAATCATTATGACGCAGCATCCAACACCATGAACACAGTCAGAAATACTGTATGTCTTTGAAACGTTTCCCTGTTTGATGAAGGTTGTTAGAGTTGTATAAATGCCCCTTTACCCAATCTGATTCCCTCCAGTGAAGAAGATACTGATGGGATTATGACACAAGCACAAGGTGGTGCTTCAAGGCCCTCCAACGGCGTCTTGAGACTTCAGCAGCAGCTGCAGGAGGACGTTGGGCTTGATGCAGCCCTCCAGCGCCCGGCACAGTTTACCCACGGTGATGCCCAGCAGACCCTCCTTCATCTTCCAGCGCTCCAGCGTCTGGTGCACCTTCTCTGCCAAGCCGTCTCGGTCGTAGTCGTGCTCGATGGTGTCCACGTCTATATCTGTCAGCCCCAGTTTCCGAGCCACCTGCTTCCAGTTTCCACCCACGTTCTGACGCACGACCTCCAGGTGGCTCTCAGTGACTGTATACTCCTCTGATCATCACAACACAATCAGACAGAGGAAATCAATCAGGTCCAGCACACATGAAGCAATGAGAGATCACTCATTTGAACAGGATTACTATAAAACAAGGGCTTTGTTGAGGCAAAAAGCATGCATTGGTCAATTTTGGGCTGTTTTCATAATTTGTTGTTTCAAACTAGTGTTTTAGGTGTTGCTTTATTTACACTTCATCTATTTGCATCAGTCACAGTCTCCAGCTGCACGTACATACAACAAACTTTACATTTGTATTCTTATTTTCTGAAGGAAATtagtatattaaagtatattgcatatacaattaacattttatccctaaatatttgtgatattttttcTGGCGGTTGGCAGAATATTTTGATTAATAGAGTGACAAATAATAGAAATCCAAAATGACCTCCGTGAAGACCTTTGATGTgtcaaaaaaaacataacaagttAACTTAACGAAACAAGTTACTTTATTCAGTGTTCAGATTTTGGTtctgaaaatgtatgcaaattagtgaATACTTAATTAGATAGCAGCTCGCTAGGTCTGAAACAGAGTGTGTCTTACCGTACTTCAGAAGAAGCTCATTATATCTGGTTCTGCTGATGGATCCAGTGGATAATGAGTTGAAGGGGCTGTTATCAGAGACTCGCAGATTCATGGTGTTGTAACTCCCGATCTGAATCGCACTGGCGTTTGAGATGGCCACAGGCCACCCTAATGGAAAACCAAAcaaatcaggaaaaaaataaatgatatatacaTTCATTTAACTACCCCAAATCCACCACTCCCACCCCTCGACCCAAAATAAAACTTTCTTGGATTACACTGTTGTTAAAGGTATGGTAGATGATTTCAGAAaggctagcaatagcaagctggctttgaaagcataagatcccactCCTCCTGCAGAATCACTCTCCGAAGCCACGCCTCTTCTGAAACACGCGCAAAGATGAAACTAACTAGTGACACGATAACAGACGGCATCAAGCAAAAAGCACACAGCGTAATGAACGTAATCCTCCGACCAAGGACCGAACATTTTATGGTCCTACACCTTCCACAGACGATATAAACACATTAAGCGCACTTAACTTAAGTGATCGCTATCGAGATGTGAACAGACTTTCAACaagcataacaaaaaatgtttctgaaccAAATCATCTACCCTGCctttaactgaaactaaaaccataaaaaacatcaaacagatCCATTTATGAAAACAGCTCTTATTGGGGGATTTAAACTCTTGAAATCTGGCAACCGCCATCATGAAAGCTTGTAGAGGTCTGTTACCAGTGCAAGATTAAAATTGACACGAAATGTTTTCAGGATAAATAACCAGCAAGCAAATATTACAGATGACTATGTTTAATAAAATTGTGCCCTTTCTGAACAGAACCAACACTAATCTGACTTGgggtgagtgaataatgacaataTAGTCCTTTAGAGCTGCTGATAATGGATTCTGCTATTTCCTATTTATccctgtgaagctgctttgacacaatcagtattgtatgAAGTGCAAGAGAAATGATTTGTTAGTTGTGAACTGTACCTGAGTCAGATGGAGGACACACGACGGGCGAGAAACGCAGGCCAGGCTGAGAATCCAGCATGAAAGATTCGGCTGCAGGAGATGCACTATCTGGACAGGACTTGATTCGATTGTAGAGCGGATGATGAGGGAGTCGCTCAGAATACGGCACGGAGAGCTGACTTGCTAATTCTGGCCTGTGCAAGCCCTCAAAAGAGCCTGCAGGTCTGGGATGGAGCTCTTCCTCTGGGTTTGGATGAGTGGAGGGTTTAGTCCAAGACTTGACAGAAGAAGCCTCTCCGGTCCACCTGCTGCTGGCCGGCTGCTGCGGGAGCGGGTTATAAACGCTGCCGTCCGGCTGATCCACTATACGACTGCCGTACTTGTGGTAGTTGTACTCTTGTGCCAGTTTGAGCTCTAGATTGGGAGGACTGGGAGGCGCGGCGTCTATCTCCAGCAGAGACTCCTCAGGGGTCCTGAAGCTGAGGTCTTCAATGCTGGCCTCCACCGGACCGATGTCTGAGCTCCTCAAGGGCCCTGGAGAGTCTCTGGAACACAGCGAAGGATCTGCACACACATGAACAACGGTCAGCATTACATTTACAAGCACCTGATCCCAGGTAACAAAGTTGGGTTATACAAATGTTGTGGAACCATCGTTTTGAAACGTTTCTAAAAACGTTGAATTGTCCACGTTGAAACGCAATTACAATgctatttaaaggttacaaataCGTTTCTTACAGCACTGTGCTAACTTTATTTTAATCCCAAAATATAAcgttatttgaacatttattttcactGCTCTACGAATGTTAACGTGTGTCGTTTTCTTGCTGTGATCAGAACATTATTTACAGGTTACACAAACATTTCTTAGAATGTTACAAGTAACATCATAAACACCAGAATGACAAGTTATGTCAATGTTATGAGAACGCGTCTcaaatatgaatacatttataataacattatataaacattacCTTAAGAATGCTTTGTCCtaatatttatataacttttaaaaaagcattaGTGAAAGTTGTGAGAATGTTTCCTTTTAGCTGGGATAACATTTTACAGATTAGGAAACAACTTATTTTAGATCACTCCGTTATCGCTCTTAGAAATCCATGGTCACATGATCAAAGTCAAATTTTATTATCGCATTCAGAAATGGACCCTTAATAACCGTTTAACtattattgtgcagccctaacctTTATAACGCCATACTTTGTGTTTTATTACCTTGGCATTAAATTA of Carassius gibelio isolate Cgi1373 ecotype wild population from Czech Republic chromosome A2, carGib1.2-hapl.c, whole genome shotgun sequence contains these proteins:
- the LOC128022063 gene encoding receptor-interacting serine/threonine-protein kinase 1-like, which translates into the protein MSTAASLSLMKSRDLIKKEPLDYGGFGEVYLCYHKTLGQVVLKTVYTGPPRNGRQKQSLLDEGSLMSRLSHQRVVKLLGVILEDGDYSLVMELIPKGNLLTMLETVPVPISVKGRIILEILEGMVYLTENQVIHKDLKPENILVDKDFHIKIADLGLATSQVWSKLTREESRRQSRLGKKSCARAAGTLCYMAPEHLKSINTRSTEKSDIYSFAIVVWVILTGREPYENARSEDQICHCVCQGERPDEALIPRETPQDITELMKTCWKEDPRDRPTFKDSHENFVNFYQEKLEANVKADLESLMRSYEGPEEMVEKLKSLTTDSLTPEDPSLCSRDSPGPLRSSDIGPVEASIEDLSFRTPEESLLEIDAAPPSPPNLELKLAQEYNYHKYGSRIVDQPDGSVYNPLPQQPASSRWTGEASSVKSWTKPSTHPNPEEELHPRPAGSFEGLHRPELASQLSVPYSERLPHHPLYNRIKSCPDSASPAAESFMLDSQPGLRFSPVVCPPSDSGWPVAISNASAIQIGSYNTMNLRVSDNSPFNSLSTGSISRTRYNELLLKYEEYTVTESHLEVVRQNVGGNWKQVARKLGLTDIDVDTIEHDYDRDGLAEKVHQTLERWKMKEGLLGITVGKLCRALEGCIKPNVLLQLLLKSQDAVGGP